A genomic segment from Aegilops tauschii subsp. strangulata cultivar AL8/78 chromosome 1, Aet v6.0, whole genome shotgun sequence encodes:
- the LOC141022156 gene encoding uncharacterized protein isoform X2: protein MSLSSDSEPLPRLKVRRVTRKVSFSHPLAYQDPQFILKRQVHESRRHTRTNKDTDLSSGLPDASRKRRTEETSPSSGDSMQSSLLAFKTAPGAQAKLTKRAKKAKPIEEPELPEPEAADQEPPAASAPKAAAPTNKAAAEASANPEASGSAQPANDPDVVITRTEFVEPGRPTALAKCSAKGELLQPHRVNLDLSDYANLSIGELVSGYISQVHKSRDAEVAMVNQIQQKSEAAGKKLEADMADLKNRLKMQEMETRKANAKFVSSIAAQEKLKTEFDAERKAWAEEKVALVN, encoded by the exons atgtcactttcctccgactcggagcccttgccaaggctgaaagtccgaagggtaacccgaaaagtaagcttttcacatcctttagcttatcaagatcctcaatttattttgaagcgacaggttcatgagagccggcgtcacacccggaccaacaaggacaccgacctctcctccgggttacctgacgcatcgaggaagcgccgaactgag gagacctccccctcttcgggcgactctatgcagtcgagtcttctggctttcaagaccgcgcccgg tgcccaagccaaactcaccaagagggcgaagaaggccaagccaatcgaagagccggagttgcctgagccggaggcagcagatcaagaaccgccagctgcctccgctcccAAAGCCGCCGCTCCAACCAACAAGGCAGCTGccgaagcttctgctaacccggaggcctccggctcggctcaaccagcaaatgatccggacgtggtaatcactcggacggaatttgttgagccggggagacctaccgcactggccaagtgctccgctaagggggagttgctgcagccccaccgggtgaacctggacctctccgactacgccaacctgagcattggagagctcgtctctggctacatcagccaagtgcacaagagccgggacgcagaggttgccatggtgaaccagatccagcagaaatctgag gctgctggcaagaagctagaggctgacatggctgatctcaagaaccggctgaagatgcaagagatggagacccggaaggcaaatgccaaatttgtgtccagcatcgccgctcaagagaagctgaagacggagtttgacgctgagcggaaggcgtgggccgaagagaaggtCGCATTGGTGAACtag
- the LOC141022156 gene encoding uncharacterized protein isoform X1, giving the protein MPPKAPKASITCNWMRSNVTNETLAEFVKSGHLPKKDVMSYRAPDPSEERPQPKDGEVIIFADHMSRGFAPPGSKFFRDVLNFFDLRPQDIGPNSVSNICNFQVFCEVYLGEEPSLLLFRELFYLNRQNECANGPSLELGGISIQRRRDCLFPYAEPPSHPKDWNLTWFYCQDTSPADESLLPGFRPSRLEPTHPLSDKLTPAERQPLLPTINKIKALLGNGLNGIDLVRVWISWRVIPLSRRPDLMCEYTGRKDDPQRHSRNDLPEDVAEEMTKALLNESLADCGRTGLAPFCKTNPAPAADDKFWRVKYDHEVAKKARKAKKAAKKAAPRKKGSRPTASELMQLSDSSESEVTPEPVSSLLCLLFISCPPYQHLFINRMTPEPVTRWLKR; this is encoded by the exons atgcctcccaaagctcctaaagcctctatcacttgcaattggatgaggtccaatgtcaccaacgaaaCTCTAGCAGAGTTTGTCAAGTCAGGCCACCTGCcaaagaaggatgtcatgtcctaccgcgcccctgacccgtcagaagagagaccacagccaaaggacggggaggtgatcatttttgcggatcacatgagccggggcttcgcaccgcccggctcaaagtttttcagagacgttctgaatttcttcgatctgcgacctcaggacataggacccaactcagtatccaatatctgcaacttccaagtgttctgcgaggtttaccttggagaagaacccagtctgctgctcttcagagagcttttctatttaaaccgccagaacgagtgtgccaacgggccgagtttggagctaggcggcatctccatccagcggcgtagggactgccttttcccttacgcagagccgcccagccaccccaaggactggaatctgacgtggttttactgccaagacacatcaccggctgatgagagtctgttgcccggctttcgcccctcgcgtctggagccgactcacccactgtcagacaagctgactccaGCGGAGCGCCAACCCCTGCTCcctaccatcaacaagatcaaggctctcctgggcaatggtctgaacggaatcgatctggtccgggtctggatctcgtggcgggtgatcccattgagccgccgccccgacttaatgtgtgagtacacgggccgaaaggatgacccccagagacacagccgcaacgatcttcctgaagatgttgccgaggagatgaccaaggctctcttgaacgagagcctggcagattgcgggaggaccgggttagcccccttctgcaagaccaacccagccccagcg gctgatgacaagttctggcgggtcaaatatgaccacgaagtggccaagaaggccagaaaggcgaagaaagccgccaagaaagccgctccccgcaagaaggggagtaggccaactgcttcggagctgatgcaattaagcgacagctccgagtcagaggtaacccctgaacctgtaagctctttgttgtgtttattgtttatttcttgtccgccttaccaacacttgttcatcaacaggatgacaccagagccagtaacccggtggttgaagaggtaa